aaaaaaagaaagacttattacggggcgtaagcgttaacgcttaacggaaggcttgtctgaagcgtggccaatcacagtggccgctacacatgctccgttcttccataaacgtaattggctggctctgtctaggtaatttgcaaaaggcgatctgattgggtGACGCACACGTTGCCGcttaaaaagttgagaaatgttcaacttctgccgtgagcaacggcactgacgcggcacagatggatccacaattcagttcggcaacgcatgacgtcacccattaaaagtgaatgggacgCGCTGACGCCCGTGTGAATGTGccgttagtgtttaatgttcatttatcttagAGATTTAgtagtttctgtttttttctttgagttttgtggttaccatcattcaGCTTGTGTATAGACATGATCGGTCTCTTCTTACTTGCTCAACGTGGTATGTAATACAACATAAAGAATATAAGAAATTTTAGGTGATTAAATCAGGAAGATTCCATAAAAGGAGTAaccctttaaaaatacttaaaaatgttttggtaacAATACATAATCAAAAAccacatattttttacagtgtactataACTTTACTTAGTAAACTTAAGTAAATTCtactttttttgttaatttaacttaGCTTTtctaagtaaattttacttaatttcacaagtgtaaaatttactttaaaagcCTGAGTGCAAAAAATGGCAAGAGAAAAAAATAGcttattttttcagtgtgggtcaaaatgattgatttttcttttatgcataaaatcatTACGATATTAAGTAACGATCGTGTTTCATAAATGTTTTCATAAATGTCCTACcgaaaaaataaactttatttttatgagtGGATGCAGTTGATAAGAACTTAATTTGGGCAACTTTACAAGCAATTTTATCTATAATTTTCCAGATTttaaaatagttgtatctcggccaaatattgtcctatcctaacaaaccatacatcaatggaaaactTATAAACTTACTCAACTTATAAAACTCAATTACAATTGGACTGGTTTGTGTGATCCAGAAACATATAATTTTGATGATATGTCAAAATGACACATTTACGCATACATTACACATAAtttcacatttatgcatttgctgACGCTTTTATCCTACAGTGCATCAAACTACActatacattacattacttttatcAGTATGTTCTTTGGTTATTAAACCCCTGATTTCTTTTTCCTTATGCAGTGGTGTACCAGCTAACACATGCAGTCACAATAAAAATGCATACAAAAGTAATTATAAAAGCACTAAATATAAAACTAAAGACGACAAAATGCATGAAGTGAATAAGTGCATATGAGAGTTGTATTTTGACATGCAGTGTTTGTGTACCGACAGCACACGTCAACAGAAACTCAGCCTGCCGTTGCTTAACATGGGCCAAAGCGTCGCATCCAGTGCCCTCTCGGCCGCTACCAGCAGGACTGTTTCCAGGTAAGAGAAGTGTAGCAGAAGATTTAATCTTTTGGCAAAGATAAAAAAGGTTTTTGAAGTAGCTGTCTCTGTTGCTGGATATAGTTTGTATTTTATCTTTCTTCTTGCATGCAGCGTGAACGATGTTCTTCAGATGCGGGCTGAAGATGCAGAAGATACTCTCTATCAGCTGGGCTTCGGTTGCGAGGAACCGCAGGTGACCGCCCGCATCCCCCTCCGATTCTTTAACTTCCCATCCCAGCTCCGAGGCATCAATTTCCGCCTCTTCCTCGAGTCCCAGCTCTCCAGGATACACCAGGAAGATCCCTGTCTCTCATTAGCAAGTAAGAAACGATTTACAATATCTATCAACGAATAAAGTCCTTTTAACATCATTCACCGCATCACCTATCTTTTCTCTGCAGGTCGCTTTCGACAAGTAGAGGCGTTGACGGCAATGGCCAACGCTTTTTATTCGTTGTACTCGCACGTATCTCGAACGCCGCTTCAGAAGCTCGCCCCGCCCCAGTTGACCCTCACCTCACCAATCACAGAGAGGACCATGTTTCGATCCAGCGTCCGCAGCGAACCGCGATCCCCCGTCGAAAGACTGAAAGACACCATCTCAAAGATGTGTTTGTACACCGGTTCCCGCGGCTCAGATTCGGCTTCTCCGAACGGTTCACCGCGAAAGCGTAAAAGCTTGTCGGATAAAACCGAGAGCTGGAACGTCAATGCTGATGATCAGGGTACAATTCCAGACCTTGATATGGAAGTAGATGATTTGGAAAAAGATATGGACTGGTATACAGAGACGTTTGAACTGAGGGGTGCTGACACCGAAGATGTACCTTTACTAGATTCAGGAGAAAAGGAAAAAGTAACACTGGCTACAATATCAGACTGCACACAAAGTGACAATGAAATGGAGTGTGATGGTTCCAATCTGCCTTCAGTTTGTTTAAAGAACACGAGTGTTACCATGGTACCCGTTCCTGTCGTTACCCATGACGTCATACACCCTCAGGTCATTGAATATGTGAATCAAGCACCTTATCACTGCACAGATGTCAGAGACTCACAACCTTCCCTTAAACAGTCTAACTTAATGAATTTAACCATCACATCACAAGATGACCAGGCTGGCGCTCCACACGATGCACTTTCTGAGAATCGTACCGGTGACCTTTCATCCGAGCATGCAGTCGCCCCACAAAACTCATTATGTCAGATAACAGTCACCGGATGGGAAGGCGATGCCATCCTTCCCAACAGAGACGCACAGGAGATGTGTTCATTCCACGTCCAAAAGCAGTTAAGCCCAATGAAACTACTTAACCTGAGCAGGTTAAGTCAATGCCCAAAACAAGGAAACTCTTTTGAGCTGGAGGAGGTATTTTATCtctttattttaatgctttctTGTGGCACATCATTACATCTCATGCCCACACATTTAGAGCTTTATGTTCATTTGATTGCAAACTTCTAGTGTTGATTCATACCACCCACAAACATCCTCTTTGTGTTCCTCTGATGTATTATGATTCAGACCCCTTATAAGGAGATTTAACATTTgggcaaattttttttaaatgtatttagatttgcatactgttttaaataactttttttgtttatttactacacaaaatcatcctacataatgtaaagaacattgtgtggaaatataatcttgatatccttaatattgactgagtaagatcaagtcaaagattgaaatcaatgattaaaatcaaactttgatgctcgtAATCTTattttagattatgagactttagtaCAGACAAAGTTTCCCACTGCCATTATATTTCATCTAAATGTCACTTTTACAAATCTTTTACATCAGTCCCACATATTCCATTTGCATATTGTTGTATTGTTTGTTGCGGTCAGTAAGTTTAAGGTTTCAATTCAGGTACACAGCGCAGAAGAAGAGGAAGCAACTTCATCAGAACTCAGTCCCACAGTCACATTGTGTGTTTCAACACATCACCAAAAATGTGAGTAACTAGTACTATGATTAGTAGTTGTACTTAATTTGGTATGAATTTGACTAATGCTTAGTTTAGTGATGATGTATTATATGTgactctggaccacaaaaccataagtatatttgtaaaaataggcaacaatacaaaatttatgggtcaaaattatatttttttaatgccaaaaactattaggatattaagtaaagatcatgttttatgaagatattttataaatttcctactgtatattaaatatgcatttatcattagcagtgttgggggtaaggcattacaagtaacgcccattacgtaataatattacttttctaaagtaatgagtaaagtaacgcattagtttataaatgtacacattaatatttgagttactttttttaaaaaacaatgtattaaaggattagtccattttcttaaaagaaaaatccagataatttactcaccaccatgtcatccaaaatgttgatgtctttctttgttcagtcgagaagaaattatgttttttgaggaaaacattgcaggatttttctcattttaatggactttaatagagcccaacatttaatacttaactcaacacttaacagtttttttcaacggagtttcaaaggactataaacaatcccaaacgaggcataatggtcttatctagcgaaaagattgtcatttttgacaagaaaaataacaaatatgtacttttaaaccacaacttttcatctaggtccggtccagtgcGACCTAACCTAAATGCgtggtgacgtagggaggtcacgtgttacatatataaaacgcacatttgcggacctttgtaaacaataaactgacacaaagacattaatttgtatcagttgacatacaacaacgtaggaacggtcctctttcaagacgcttgtaaacactggggcggagtttcgcattcgtcctcagtgacctcttgacgtcatgacgggatctacatgacgagaagttgtgctttaaacgtgtatatttgttatttttattgtcaaaaatgacaatcgttttgctagataagacccttatgcctcgtttgggattgtttatagacctttgaaactccgttgaaaaaactgataagtgttgagttaagtattaaatgttgggctctattagagtccattaaaattagaaaaatcctgcaatgtttttctcaaaaaaacataatttcttctcgactgaacaaagaaagacatcgacattttggatgacatggtggtgagtagattatctggatttttcttttgggaaaatggactaatcctttaacgtAGAATTACACACTCTATGCGTGAACAGTTTCAGTCAGAAATGGAGATGGCAGACCAGAGcaatttttgcgatggaaatatgcaatttctgaatgcagaacttctctgtcataaaaaacacctgcaaagtaaaaaaagtaacgcaaaagtaacttaagcattactttccatgaaaagtaactaagtaacgcatttagttacttttttggggagtaacttgatattgtaatgcattacttttaaaagtaactttccccaacactgatcattagtaatatgtgttgctaaggacttcatttagacaactttaaaggcgatttacCAATATTTTgactttcaaatagttgtatctcggacAAACATCGTACTATCCTATCAAACCGTACATAAAACAGAACAAACCATACAtcgaaagcttatttattcagcattcagttaatgtataaatctcaattaaaaaaattcccCCTTATGACTGGTATTGTGGTCCAGGATcactatatatgtatatataatgttATTATCTATACCATGTATCAACCTGCGattgcttaaaggggacatatcatgaaaatctaacttttcccatgtttaaatgctataattgggtccccagtgcttctatcaacctagaaaatatgaaaagtttaacctagtaacttagttttggtaaaccattctctgcaagcatgtcaaAAGagttcattgaaatttggctccccttgtgatgtcagaaggggataatactgctccttaatctgcactatccaacaacagcactgccatttagtgcagaaatcaactcatttacatttaaaaggtcacacccaaaatggcaaatttttgcttacacccaagtgacaattttaacatgctataataaatgatctgtatggtattttgagcttcaCTTATGTACTCTGgcgacaccaaagatttatttgacaacttaaaaaaaaagtattgtgaaatgtcccctttaat
This genomic interval from Misgurnus anguillicaudatus chromosome 8, ASM2758022v2, whole genome shotgun sequence contains the following:
- the tespa1 gene encoding uncharacterized protein tespa1 isoform X1; protein product: MPKRHAPLALSVMESPSKIERRQAWARSTRRKFTVRETENLDPHLHASLQDDVFMDGCSAGKIETWLQGCGNDASQAKNSHQTVGPLRTGASFEDDLSLGAEATALYTASNVSQFSTRQQKLSLPLLNMGQSVASSALSAATSRTVSSVNDVLQMRAEDAEDTLYQLGFGCEEPQVTARIPLRFFNFPSQLRGINFRLFLESQLSRIHQEDPCLSLASRFRQVEALTAMANAFYSLYSHVSRTPLQKLAPPQLTLTSPITERTMFRSSVRSEPRSPVERLKDTISKMCLYTGSRGSDSASPNGSPRKRKSLSDKTESWNVNADDQGTIPDLDMEVDDLEKDMDWYTETFELRGADTEDVPLLDSGEKEKVTLATISDCTQSDNEMECDGSNLPSVCLKNTSVTMVPVPVVTHDVIHPQVIEYVNQAPYHCTDVRDSQPSLKQSNLMNLTITSQDDQAGAPHDALSENRTGDLSSEHAVAPQNSLCQITVTGWEGDAILPNRDAQEMCSFHVQKQLSPMKLLNLSRLSQCPKQGNSFELEEVHSAEEEEATSSELSPTVTLCVSTHHQKSSPLRGDSFQSDSSGFAEEDFPHCLSVPEKRIVTKVTSDAQQDQE
- the tespa1 gene encoding uncharacterized protein tespa1 isoform X2, which gives rise to MESPSKIERRQAWARSTRRKFTVRETENLDPHLHASLQDDVFMDGCSAGKIETWLQGCGNDASQAKNSHQTVGPLRTGASFEDDLSLGAEATALYTASNVSQFSTRQQKLSLPLLNMGQSVASSALSAATSRTVSSVNDVLQMRAEDAEDTLYQLGFGCEEPQVTARIPLRFFNFPSQLRGINFRLFLESQLSRIHQEDPCLSLASRFRQVEALTAMANAFYSLYSHVSRTPLQKLAPPQLTLTSPITERTMFRSSVRSEPRSPVERLKDTISKMCLYTGSRGSDSASPNGSPRKRKSLSDKTESWNVNADDQGTIPDLDMEVDDLEKDMDWYTETFELRGADTEDVPLLDSGEKEKVTLATISDCTQSDNEMECDGSNLPSVCLKNTSVTMVPVPVVTHDVIHPQVIEYVNQAPYHCTDVRDSQPSLKQSNLMNLTITSQDDQAGAPHDALSENRTGDLSSEHAVAPQNSLCQITVTGWEGDAILPNRDAQEMCSFHVQKQLSPMKLLNLSRLSQCPKQGNSFELEEVHSAEEEEATSSELSPTVTLCVSTHHQKSSPLRGDSFQSDSSGFAEEDFPHCLSVPEKRIVTKVTSDAQQDQE